A region of Nocardioides sp. JS614 DNA encodes the following proteins:
- the rpmH gene encoding 50S ribosomal protein L34, protein MSKRTYQPNNRRRHKVHGFRLRMRTRAGRAILSSRRRKGRKSLAV, encoded by the coding sequence GTGAGCAAGCGTACGTACCAGCCGAACAACCGCCGTCGCCACAAGGTGCACGGCTTCCGCCTGCGCATGCGTACCCGTGCCGGCCGCGCGATCTTGTCCTCGCGGCGCCGCAAGGGACGCAAGAGCCTCGCCGTCTGA